The proteins below come from a single Clupea harengus chromosome 21, Ch_v2.0.2, whole genome shotgun sequence genomic window:
- the arhgap20 gene encoding rho GTPase-activating protein 20 isoform X3, which produces MQEEKEKDNPKTIPLKVFAKDVGNCAYAKTLAVSNSDSASEVIRLALQQFGIVHAYLTCWGNVKDYQLWVSSKRDNAPYPLIGHEFPFSIQMSHLRPPSACLDDPKDANAPAETQVELFLDQLQSDNQCQFILKPSRVVVGQSFIVEPGQKPTKRRRSLISWAFWKGSTNQLDDPPPTPFFSAPGQLFGLPLNAVCHDDALPRPIMDILVFLYQEAPFTRGIFRRSAGAKACRDLRDRLDSGSRDVSLVHESIFVIAAVLKDFLRNIPGSLLSSDLYELWMGAMDGPIEGEESQLEAIQRLVGRLPCDNSLLLSHVLAVLHRVHLHSHDNQMNAFNLAICIAPSMLSGPALSSPELEGDGAKKVCELVRLMIEHCNTVMREDVMSLFSGFPQRCSNGDLGSDLSSYQMTDSSYDSLENELENDDLGSPFPAIQHPTPQPDSRSRDSVITLSDCDLDQMDTDPESPLPMTLLRPPPTPPSRVPQVSRPSSSRTRCPSEVPVLPGSCRLRRCSEPSIRNSTSSLLRCLESHTVRKGSYDDATDSAPDSEVDEVFTKHLSILRLDKPITLEREGASSDRAGSGETQRWKETTKKPPPLHLDASCSSLYSPNASPTRSSMSSLDSAFSQHSADYATSSLPLGVPLKMSGNVSPCSMGHISPCSPTQVSLFSSGPLTTSPRESPPKDPFDWSHLKSSHGLHPNSWLKRDRRLSLSRQLESMEDAYLQDGSSDGLAKVSQGRERRTQESAEPVAGRTSGSPPSYQQALLQAQHCKSMLYSPSDKPLTVRELRELHQQACSLPKASATTALPQARTARRPAPKSQVSGGDHPDLPQAMFYIQSARKLALHRHKSHSIIPSVENVHPRPTRRASEPIAVSLGLDQESTIGLERLHRQALRQVTDQDAPQNPGLRISDVEPSREFTEARFCLSPTATKAVRDYFSLHSHEDPHSSLKKSQEVALAIVQGKREWNRRCSDPRLEDFDQLLFAEESYV; this is translated from the exons ATgcaagaggagaaagagaaggacaacCCAAAAACGATCCCCCTGAAAGTGTTCGCAAAAGACGTTGGGAACTGTGCATAC GCCAAGACCTTAGCTGTTAGCAACTCCGACAGTGCCAGTGAGGTCATCCGATTGGCCCTGCAGCAGTTTGGCATTGTG CATGCGTATTTGACTTGTTGg GGTAATGTGAAGGATTATCAGCTGTGGGTGAGCTCAAAGAGGGATAATGCCCCCTATCCTCTCATTG GTCACGAGTTCCCCTTCAGCATCCAGATGAGTCATCTCAGACCCCCGTCAGCCTGCCTCGACGACCCCAAAGATGCTAACGCGCCTGCTGAGACGCAGGTGGAGCTGTTCCTAGACCAGCTTCAGAGTGATAACCAGTGCCAATTCATCCTCAAGCCAAGTCGTGTGGTCGTGGGCCAGTCTTTCATAG TGGAGCCAGGTCAGAAGCCAACCAAGAGGAGACGTTCCCTCATCAGCTGGGCTTTTTGGAAAGGTTCCACCAACCAATTGGATGACCCGCCCCCAACCCCCTTCTTCTCTGCTCCTGGGCAGCTCTTTGGTCTGCCACTCAATGCAGTGTGCCATGACGATGCTCTGCCAAGGCCAATCATG GACATCCTGGTGTTCTTGTACCAGGAGGCTCCCTTCACTAGAGGGATCTTCCGGCGCTCTGCCGGAGCCAAAGCGTGCCGGGACCTGAGGGACCGACTGGACTCCGGCTCCCGAGACGTCTCCCTGGTACACGAGTCCATCTTCGTCATCGCCGCCGTCCTAAAG GACTTCCTGCGGAACATTCCGGGCAGCCTGCTGTCGTCTGATCTGTACGAGCTATGGATGGGTGCTATGGATGGGCCAATCGAGGGGGAGGAGAGCCAGTTGGAAGCAATTCAGAG GTTGGTGGGCCGTCTGCCCTGTGATAATTCGCTGCTGCTGAGTCACGTGCTGGCAGTGCTGCACCGTGTCCACCTCCATTCCCATGATAACCAGATGAATGCCTTCAACCTGGCCATCTGCATCGCTCCCAGCATGCTCTCTGGTCCTGCTCTCAGCAGCCCCGAGTTGGAGGGTGATGGAGCCAAGAAG GTTTGTGAGTTGGTGCGTCTGATGATCGAACACTGCAACACTGTGATGAGAGAGGACGTCATGTCACTATTCAGTGGATTCCCACAAAGGTGCAGCAACGGCGACCTCGGATCTG ATCTGTCCTCATATCAGATGACTGATTCCTCTTATGACAGTCTGGAGAATGAACTGGAAAATGACGACTTGGGATCACCATTCCCGGCCATCCAGCATCCAACACCCCAGCCAGACAGCCGGAGTCGTGATTCTGTCATCACCCTGAGCGACTGTGACCTGGATCAGATGGACACAGACCCCGAATCGCCTCTCCCAATGACTCTCCTCCGTCCACCTCCAACCCCTCCCTCAAGGGTACCCCAGGTCTCTCGACCATCCTCCTCCCGAACCCGATGTCCTTCCGAAGTACCTGTTCTGCCAGGTTCCTGTCGCTTGCGACGTTGCTCCGAACCCTCGATCCGTAATTCCACCTCCTCCCTGCTCCGGTGTCTGGAAAGCCACACAGTCCGCAAAGGCAGTTACGACGACGCTACAGACAGCGCTCCGGACAGCGAGGTCGATGAGGTGTTCACCAAACACCTGAGCATCCTTCGGTTGGACAAGCCAATCACATTGGAACGTGAGGGTGCCTCATCAGATCGGGCTGGCAGCGGGGAAAcacagagatggaaggagacaACCAAAAAGCCTCCCCCGCTACACTTGGATGCCAGTTGCTCCAGTCTGTACTCCCCCAATGCCTCCCCGACTCGCTCCTCCATGAGCTCCCTGGACAGCGCTTTTTCCCAGCACTCTGCCGACTATGCCACGTCTTCCCTTCCACTAGGGGTCCCCTTGAAGATGTCGGGGAATGTCTCCCCGTGTTCGATGGGACATATCTCTCCATGCTCCCCGACCCAGGTGTCACTTTTCTCCTCTGGGCCACTGACCACATCACCGCGAGAGTCCCCTCCTAAGGACCCCTTCGACTGGAGCCACCTGAAGAGCAGCCATGGGCTACACCCCAACTCTTGGCTCAAGAGGGACcgccgactctctctctcacgtcaGCTTGAGAGCATGGAAGATGCATATTTGCAGGATGGCTCCTCAGACGGCTTGGCTAAGGTCAGCcaagggagggaaaggagaacCCAGGAATCAGCTGAACCTGTCGCAGGAAGGACATCCGGTAGTCCCCCGTCCTACCAGCAGGCGCTGCTTCAGGCTCAGCACTGCAAGAGCATGTTGTACTCCCCCTCTGACAAGCCACTTACagtgagagagctgagagaactCCATCAGCAGGCTTGCTCTCTTCCGAAAGCTTCTGCTACCACTGCCCTTCCTCAAGCCCGCACAGCAAGGAGGCCTGCCCCAAAGAGCCAAGTCTCAGGAGGTGACCATCCGGATCTTCCTCAGGCCATGTTCTACATTCAGAGTGCTCGCAAATTAGCTTTGCACCGACACAAATCTCACTCAATCATCCCTTCAGTGGAAAATGTTCATCCCAGACCCACTCGCCGTGCCTCTGAACCAATAGCAGTCAGTTTGGGCCTGGATCAGGAGTCCACCATAGGTCTGGAGAGGCTCCACAGGCAAGCTCTTAGGCAGGTGACAGACCAAGACGCACCCCAAAACCCCGGTCTGAGGATATCTGATGTGGAGCCCAGTAGAGAGTTCACAGAGGCCAGGTTCTGCCTCTCCCCTACAGCCACAAAGGCTGTGAGGGACTACTTCTCATTGCACTCCCATGAGGACCCACACAGCTCCTTAAAGAAGAGCCAGGAGGTGGCCCTGGCCATTGTTCAAGGTAAGAGAGAATGGAATCGAAGATGCAGCGATCCCAGGTTGGAGGACTTTGACCAGTTGCTTTTTGCTGAGGAGTCTTATGTCTGA